Within Desulfobacter sp., the genomic segment ACGGCGAGACCTTTCCGGAACGGATTTACGGATATCTGGTCCGGGAAAAGGGCTATGATTCCCTAAACCGGGCGGAGGGCGCAAGGCGCCTTGCCTAATCGGCCAGGCGCTGATCGTACATGGAGCCAACCCCGTACTCGTCCCTTCGCATAAATTTGTCTACTGCCGGGCCGATGAGCTGCATTTCGGGGTTTTTTTTCTGGACATCCTGGGCAATCCGCATTTCCTTGGTGCATCCGGTGCTGTAGGTGGAATCTTTGCCGATCCATTCCGGCGGCACCTTTTTATTCAATAGGGCAAAGCTTTCCGCGATGTCCTCCGAGGTCTGGAAGCGCCAGATATCAATATATCCGCTCCGCTGTACAATTTCCCACATATACATGAGGTCGTCGGCATCCATACCCTGTTCATAATAGAGCGAGGGATTGATGATGAAAAGGTTTGCAGACTGGTTGTGAAGGTGGTCGATGAATTGGCCCATGATTTTTTTGGCCACATCGATTTTGCCGGGAATTGAGCCGATGATGCCGCTGTAGAACATAACGGTCATGTTTCTGGCCTTGGCCCCTTTCATCTGGTCGATTATCTTACCGGCCTTTTCTTCAAGGTCCGTGTGGGAAAAGTTGATGAAATCCGGGTGCCGTGGTTTGAAAACTACGGACAGGCCGCCTTCTTCGGCTGTTATATTGATGATGTCCCGGGTGAACCGGAAATGGGTATGGATGAGGCGGTTTTTCTGCTCGTTTCCCCTTGAAATTATGCAGTCCACCTCTTTGAATATTCTGGAAAAAGCGGTGGAAACCAGCAGCAGATTCAGGGTTTCCTGGGTCCCGTCGGAGACCACATAAAGGTTTTCATCCTGTTTCAGACGCTGGACCAGCTTGTTTTTGCTGATGGTTTTGTCATGGATGAAATGGGCGTTTCCAAGGGCGTCTGCCAGGGTGTTGTCGGTGCGGATATCCGTGAGGGAGATCTTGTTAAAAAACGGGGTTTCCTTGACCGCCAGGATGACAACATGGCCAAGTTCCGCCAGAAATTTGGCAATGGCGATATCAATAACCGCGTCACCGGCTTCATCCAG encodes:
- a CDS encoding DUF89 family protein, which produces MEDDPNQNAWLTAFFLENHIDPFAYPTKVGTLEQIEFMVFPEIDERFYPCSDKMFSAIMSRKNGRFINERYNAVYDKIIGLVDEFIDSEYDKKFLRSLLKIKYDHEISSHLLIPSRLEKRLYKIFLSRTHIEDPYANRKKEENKRASRLIASETFKKALNHINGTIDNIEELNLYQLRKKIKEIEFLRLLSLLAQGNLWQDRDFKVPSLAAVKAFFDVKISGQGLDRLLPLLHRPKSKFLWLLDEAGDAVIDIAIAKFLAELGHVVILAVKETPFFNKISLTDIRTDNTLADALGNAHFIHDKTISKNKLVQRLKQDENLYVVSDGTQETLNLLLVSTAFSRIFKEVDCIISRGNEQKNRLIHTHFRFTRDIINITAEEGGLSVVFKPRHPDFINFSHTDLEEKAGKIIDQMKGAKARNMTVMFYSGIIGSIPGKIDVAKKIMGQFIDHLHNQSANLFIINPSLYYEQGMDADDLMYMWEIVQRSGYIDIWRFQTSEDIAESFALLNKKVPPEWIGKDSTYSTGCTKEMRIAQDVQKKNPEMQLIGPAVDKFMRRDEYGVGSMYDQRLAD